The Stenotrophomonas sp. ASS1 genome segment GCTGCCGCCTCCGCACCGGGATTCCAGGCCACCAGCGTCTGGCTGCCTTCGCTGCGGATCTCGATCCGCCGCTGCAGTACGGGATCACGCAGCACGTAATGGCCGCCGGCACCGGTATAGATGCGATCGCTGCGACCTGGGTCACGCGGATCGCGCAATGACCACGGTCCCTGTTGCAGGCGCAGCTGCGCATAGTCCTCGTACTTGTCCAGGTACTGCAGGCCATCAAGGCCCTCGACCTCGACCTGGTTGGCATCGCCCACCCGGAAATAGCTGTGCAGGGCCTGGGTGAAGGTCACCGGCGAGGTTCCGGTGTTTTCGGTGACGAGCTGCTGACGCAGCTGGCGGCCGATGCGCAACTGCATCTGCAGGCGCAGGCCGGGATCGGCGCAGGGTGCAGGTGCCAACTGCAGCTCGACCTCACCGTCATCGCTCTGGCTGGCCTGCAGAAGCTCCCAACGCGCGGTGCGCACCAGGCCATGCGCGGGCACATCATTGTTCTGGCCCTGGCGGCCGAACCACGGCCAGCACACCGGGACGCCACCGCGGATGGGCGTGGGCAGCTCGGCGCGCGTGGGCGAAAGCCACAGTACATCGGGCTGCCCATCGGGAATGAACGACAGCAGCTGTCCGCCGAACACGCTGATGACCGCCGTCGCGCTGGGGGTGCGCACGTGCCAGGCCTCCAGCCCGTGATACAGGCCGCTGCTGATGTCCGGATCCGACTGCATGCGATGACGCTCCTTGAAGACCGCGGCGATGATGTCGCGGTCAGCGTGCCTGGGGCAAGGCCTTCTGCGCAGCGGGTGCGATGGCGGCCGCCTCTTCCTGCAGCGCGCGCAGGATGCGTTGGCCGGCACGCCCATCGGCGTTGGCCCAGCCCAGGCGCTGCTGCTCGGACTGGATCGCGCGACGGGTGGCAATACCGATCATGCCGTCGGCGCTGCCGATGTCGTAGCCACGCGCCAGCAGCAGGGCCTGCAGCTGGCGGCGTTCATCGCGGCCGATGCCGGGATCATCCGTCGGCCAGGCGGTAGCCAGCCCGTTGCCGCCACGCAGCTGGTCGGCCAGCGTGGCGATCGCCAGCGCATAGCTTTCGGCGGCGTTGTAGCTGTAGATCGCGTCGTAGTTGCGGAACACCAGCAACGCCGGGCCCTTGTTGCCGGCCGGCAGCAGCAGGGCGGCGCGCGCATCCGCCGGCAGGTTGGCCGGAGCCAGCGCACTGCCATCCAGCGCGGTCAGGCCCTGCGCACGCCAGTCGGCCAGGGCGCGACGCTGGGTACGTCCGGCCTGGCTGGCGTTGAAGCCAGCGGGAACGAGAACTTCCATGCCCCACGGCTCGCCACTGCGCCAGCCGGCACGCTTGAGGTAGTTGGCAGTGGAGGCCAGCGCATCGGGAATGCTGCCGACCAGATCGCGGCGGCCATCGCCATCACCGTCCACGGCGATGCGTGCGTAGGTGCTGGGCATGAACTGCGTATGCCCGAAGGCACCGGCCCAGGAACCGGTGAGGCCCTGTGCCTGCAGGTCGCCGCGGTCGATCAGCTTGAGCAGTGCCAGCAATTCACCGCGGAAGAAGGGTTGGCGACGGCCGGCGCAGGACAGCGTGGCCAGTGACTGCAGCAGGGGGCGCTTGCCGAACACGCGGCCGTAGTCGCTCTCCACGCCCCAGACCGCGACGATGGTGGCCGGATCGACACCGTACTGCGCCGACACTCGATCGAGCAGGTCGCGATGCTGCTGCAGCATGGCGCGACCATCAGCCACGCGCTGGCGATCGACCAGCGCGGCCAGGTAGTCCCAGATCGGCGTGGTGAATTCCGGCTGCGCGTCGAGCAGGCCGAGCACACTGGGGTCCGGGGTGAGGCCGGCGATGATTTCGTTGAAGCGCTCGGCGCTGATGCCTTGGCTGGCGGCCGTGGCCTGAAGGCCCGAAAGGCAGCGGCTGAAGGCCGGATCGACGCTGGCATCCGGTGCTGCAGGCAGCGCGGGGGGCGAGGCGAGAGCGGCCGCCAGGCCGAGGGTGGTCAGAATGGGCATGGCGTCCTCCGTGTTGCCGTTGCACGGCCATCTTAGGGGTAGCGGTGCTGCAGAACCTGAAGGGGTACCGGCTGGCCGGCCGCCCTAGATGGCACGCAGCAGGCGCAGGCCGTAGGCGGGACTGTCGGCATTCCAGCGCTGCGTGACCTGCAGGCCCGCCTGCTGCAGCAGCGCCTCGAAGCTGTCGTCGGTGTACTTGTGGCTGTACTCCACACGGATCGGTTCGTCGGCGGCGAAGTGGAAGGTGCGGCCGTCCAGATGCACATCCTGCGCCCAGCGGCTGACCAGATCGGTTTCGATGCGCAGCCGCGCGGTGCTGTAGCAGGCGCGGTGGTGGAAGCCGTCGAGGTCGAAGTCGCTGCCGATCTCGCGATTGAGCCGGGCCAGCAGGTTGAGAGTGAACGCGGCGGTGACACCCTGCGTGTCGTTGTAGGCCGCTTCGATCAGCGCCGGGTCCTTGTGCAGATCGATGCCGACCAGGGCCAGGCCGTCGCGGCCCATCGTCTGGCGCATCGCCCGCAGCAGTGCGACCGCGTCTTCGCCTTCAAAGTTGCCCAGCGTGGAACCGGGGAAGAACAGCAGCCGTCGCGCGGGTTCGCGCTCGGGCATGGGAACGGCGACGGGGCGGGTGAAGTCGGCACAGACCGGCAGCATCTCCACCTCCGGCAACGCCGACGCCAGATGATCGATGCTGGACAGCAGCGCGGCCCGCGAGATTTCAATCGGCGTATAGGCCACCGGGTCGTGAAGTGCGGCCAGCAGCAGCGCGGTCTTGCGTCCGCTGCCGCTGCCCAGCTCCACCACGTGCAGACGCGGGCCAACGCTGCGGGCGATGTCCGGCAGCACACGCTTCAGCAGGGCCAGCTCGGTGCGCGTGGGGTAGTACTCGGGGGTCTGCGTGATCTGCTCGAACAGTCGCGAGCCACGCGCATCGTAGAAGTACTTGGACGGCAGCTGGCGCGGCGTACGTGAGAGTCCGGCCACTACGTCGGCCAGGATCTGCTGGCGGCCGGGAGTGAGATCGGTCAATGCCTGCAGCGCGTCATGGACGGTGCTCATGTGAGGTCCCTGGCCAGGCGCAGCCCGGAGAACTGCCAGCGCGCCGGCGGCATGAAGAAGTTGCGGTAGCTGGCGCGCACATGGCCGCGGGGTGTCGCGCAGCTGCCGCCACGCAGCACCCACTGCCCGCACATGAACTTGCCGTTGTACTCACCGAGGTTGCCGGCGAAGGGACGGAAGCCCGGATAGGCGCCATACGCGCTGTGGGTCCACTCCCAGACATCGCCGAACAGCTGCCGTATTCCACTGCCCTGCGCTGCCAGCGGATGCAGCCGGTCGTCGTCAGCGAAATGGCCGCGCAGCGGCTGCGACGCAGCGGCGGCTTCCCATTCGTACTCGCTGGGCAGGCGCGCGCCGGACCAGCGGGCGCAGGCATCGGCCTCGTAGTAGCTGAGGTGGCAGACCGGCGCGTGCGGATCCAGTTCGCGCCAACCGCCCAGGGTGTACTCGCGCTGCAGGGCGTCATCCCAGTACAGCGGGTGCTGCCAGCCCTCGGCTTCGCGCAGCGCCCAGCCTTCGCTGAGCCACCAGCGCGGTTCGCGATAGCCACCGGCGTCGATGAAGGCCCGATACTCGGCATTGCTGACGGGACGCTCGGCCAATGCGTGCGCGGGGAGCAGCACGCGGTGCGCTGGCGATTCGTTGTCGTAGGCGAACGCGGCCTGCTGCGGCCATGCCGCGGCGCCGACGGTGACGATGCGCTCGGGTGATTCGATCCAGCCCTGCGCACTGGCAGCGCTGGTGGCAGGCTGCAGGTCCTCGCGGTAGGCGGGCTGCAATGGGTTGCACCAGAACGCATGCTTGATGTCGGTGAGCAGCAGTTCCTGGTGCTGCTGCTCGTGCTGCAGGCCCAGCTGCAGATGTTGCAGTGCCTGTTCATCGAGATCGCCCGCCGCCAACCGCGATTGCACCTGCGCATCGACCTGCTGGCGGTAGTCGCGCACCTGCTGCAGCGACGGGCGCGACAGCAACCCGCGCTGTGGCCGCGCATGCGCCGGGCCGATGCTCTTGTAGTAGCTGTTGAACAGGTAGTCCCAGCCCGGGTCATGCGCTGGCGCGGTGGCGAAACCCGCCAGCACGAAGCGTTCGAAGAACCAGGTGGTGTGGGCCAGGTGCCATTTGCTCGGGCTGGCGTCAGCCATGCTCTGCAGCATGGCGTCCTCGGCACTGAGCGGCGCGGCCAACTGCAGGCTGCGCGTCCGTACACGGGCGAACTGGCGGGCGAGATCGTGCTGCGGGGCAGCGACGGCGGCGGGTACGCTGTCCATGTGGGCAGCATCGGCGCTGGACGGTGAGTGCGACGTCATGGTTCGGCGTCACTTCGTTCACATGGATGAGCCTGCCGCATTCAAGAAGCCACCACGAGCGCCGCTAACGGCAATGCTGCGGCCGCGTCGTCACCGCGCTGGAATTCCTGCTTGCCCCTGCATCCGCTCCGCCAGCCTGCGCATTACCTGTTCGTGCTGCCTGCCGTGCTGGTTGCCGTGGTGGTGTGGACCGCATTGGATACCGCAGACGTGGCCAGCCCGGCGCAGCGCGTCCTGCCCTGGCTGATGGCCTGCCTCGGTGCCGGCCTGGCCCTGCTCTACCACCAGGTGCGCACGTTGTGCCTGCTGATGGTTGTGGCGGTGATGTTCGCGCTGCTGCACCAGGACGTCGCTGGCTACCTGCGCAATGGCCATGTCACCACGCTGACACCGCTGCGCTTCCACGCCATCTCGGCCTGGTTGCCGCTGTTGTCTGCCGGCCTTGCGTTGTGGCCGGAGCGCGGACGGCGGCGCCAGGACCTGCTGCTGCGCGGTATTGCCAGCGGCACCGCGGTGATGATCTTCCTGCTGCTAGCCACACAGCAGCCGCGCGGCATGCACGATCTGCTGTCGAACCGTCACTGGGCCTGGATTCCCGCCGACTGGAGCGCGCTGGCGCAGCTGCCGGCGCTGCTGTTCCTGCTGGCGACCGCAGCGTTGGGCTGGCAGGCGTGGCGGCATCCTCGGCCACTGCACACGGCGATGCTGCTGGCCCTGCTGTGCCTGTGGTGGATGCTGCCGCGGATCTTCCTGCAGCCGGTGCTGCTGCCGGCGCTGAGCAGCGCCGCCCTGCTGCTGATGCTGGGCGCGATGCTGCAGGAGTCCTTCCACATGGCCTTCCGCGATGAGTTGACCGGCCTGCCGGGGCGACGGGCATTCAACGAGACCCTGCAGCGGGCACGCGGCACCTACAGCATCGCGATGGTGGACGTGGACCACTTCAAGTCATTCAACGACACCCATGGCCACGACACCGGCGACGATGTACTGCGCCTGGTGGCCTCGCGGCTGGCGCGGGTGGGCGACGGTGGCCGTGCATTCCGCTATGGCGGTGAGGAGTTCGCGGTGGTGTTCCTGGACCGCCCTGCGGCGGCCTGCATGGATGCCGTGGAGGCGCTGCGGCAGAGCATCGAGGAGACCCGCATGCAGCTGCGCGACCGCAGCACCCGCAGCCGTGATGACGAAGCCGGCCGA includes the following:
- a CDS encoding D-hexose-6-phosphate mutarotase, with protein sequence MQSDPDISSGLYHGLEAWHVRTPSATAVISVFGGQLLSFIPDGQPDVLWLSPTRAELPTPIRGGVPVCWPWFGRQGQNNDVPAHGLVRTARWELLQASQSDDGEVELQLAPAPCADPGLRLQMQLRIGRQLRQQLVTENTGTSPVTFTQALHSYFRVGDANQVEVEGLDGLQYLDKYEDYAQLRLQQGPWSLRDPRDPGRSDRIYTGAGGHYVLRDPVLQRRIEIRSEGSQTLVAWNPGAEAAAKMADVGDGWHDYVCLEVANAGPEQITLAPGERHQLVQTLASTGL
- a CDS encoding lytic murein transglycosylase produces the protein MPILTTLGLAAALASPPALPAAPDASVDPAFSRCLSGLQATAASQGISAERFNEIIAGLTPDPSVLGLLDAQPEFTTPIWDYLAALVDRQRVADGRAMLQQHRDLLDRVSAQYGVDPATIVAVWGVESDYGRVFGKRPLLQSLATLSCAGRRQPFFRGELLALLKLIDRGDLQAQGLTGSWAGAFGHTQFMPSTYARIAVDGDGDGRRDLVGSIPDALASTANYLKRAGWRSGEPWGMEVLVPAGFNASQAGRTQRRALADWRAQGLTALDGSALAPANLPADARAALLLPAGNKGPALLVFRNYDAIYSYNAAESYALAIATLADQLRGGNGLATAWPTDDPGIGRDERRQLQALLLARGYDIGSADGMIGIATRRAIQSEQQRLGWANADGRAGQRILRALQEEAAAIAPAAQKALPQAR
- the egtD gene encoding L-histidine N(alpha)-methyltransferase — translated: MSTVHDALQALTDLTPGRQQILADVVAGLSRTPRQLPSKYFYDARGSRLFEQITQTPEYYPTRTELALLKRVLPDIARSVGPRLHVVELGSGSGRKTALLLAALHDPVAYTPIEISRAALLSSIDHLASALPEVEMLPVCADFTRPVAVPMPEREPARRLLFFPGSTLGNFEGEDAVALLRAMRQTMGRDGLALVGIDLHKDPALIEAAYNDTQGVTAAFTLNLLARLNREIGSDFDLDGFHHRACYSTARLRIETDLVSRWAQDVHLDGRTFHFAADEPIRVEYSHKYTDDSFEALLQQAGLQVTQRWNADSPAYGLRLLRAI
- the egtB gene encoding ergothioneine biosynthesis protein EgtB; this encodes MDSVPAAVAAPQHDLARQFARVRTRSLQLAAPLSAEDAMLQSMADASPSKWHLAHTTWFFERFVLAGFATAPAHDPGWDYLFNSYYKSIGPAHARPQRGLLSRPSLQQVRDYRQQVDAQVQSRLAAGDLDEQALQHLQLGLQHEQQHQELLLTDIKHAFWCNPLQPAYREDLQPATSAASAQGWIESPERIVTVGAAAWPQQAAFAYDNESPAHRVLLPAHALAERPVSNAEYRAFIDAGGYREPRWWLSEGWALREAEGWQHPLYWDDALQREYTLGGWRELDPHAPVCHLSYYEADACARWSGARLPSEYEWEAAAASQPLRGHFADDDRLHPLAAQGSGIRQLFGDVWEWTHSAYGAYPGFRPFAGNLGEYNGKFMCGQWVLRGGSCATPRGHVRASYRNFFMPPARWQFSGLRLARDLT
- a CDS encoding GGDEF domain-containing protein, which produces MPLHPLRQPAHYLFVLPAVLVAVVVWTALDTADVASPAQRVLPWLMACLGAGLALLYHQVRTLCLLMVVAVMFALLHQDVAGYLRNGHVTTLTPLRFHAISAWLPLLSAGLALWPERGRRRQDLLLRGIASGTAVMIFLLLATQQPRGMHDLLSNRHWAWIPADWSALAQLPALLFLLATAALGWQAWRHPRPLHTAMLLALLCLWWMLPRIFLQPVLLPALSSAALLLMLGAMLQESFHMAFRDELTGLPGRRAFNETLQRARGTYSIAMVDVDHFKSFNDTHGHDTGDDVLRLVASRLARVGDGGRAFRYGGEEFAVVFLDRPAAACMDAVEALRQSIEETRMQLRDRSTRSRDDEAGRQQRGRGGSGQVVQVTVSIGLADSRVDPRPMAVVKAADQALYVAKDGGRNQVHAHGGQRVLAARSV